A genomic region of Bernardetia sp. ABR2-2B contains the following coding sequences:
- a CDS encoding acyloxyacyl hydrolase: MKTILLTFVLICLSCHLLYSQTDSYFIGAKTHYGYIIPHSEELNKFSKKNPFGIQIEFSTLKTSDEAWQTCTCYGRSGLSLAYFNYRDKRLGSSTNLMYFVEPYLAWKHKFKLSLRAAIGVSYLTQVYDSINNSENTFFSSPISFYLGVGLNGNYHLNKNYALNIGINYQHISNGGIRKPNLGMNFPTLSLGIDRTIDFPTLEKKPKEFFEYDKKVKTYLLLNGSRATAKNENGKDINYPILGLSTGLLKPLSKINGVNTGIEIHYNFAYRQELQNQDNKQSAFVGGLQIGHHFSLGKIYFLQQIGIYTFRPKAIQTKWLYQRYSLWYSISQKWFVGFSLLSHGHIADYIDVSTGFIF, encoded by the coding sequence ATGAAAACAATACTTTTAACCTTTGTACTCATTTGTTTGTCTTGTCATTTACTCTATTCTCAAACAGATAGTTATTTTATTGGTGCAAAAACTCATTATGGTTATATTATTCCACATTCGGAAGAATTAAATAAATTTTCAAAAAAAAATCCTTTCGGCATTCAGATAGAGTTCAGTACCCTAAAAACAAGTGATGAAGCTTGGCAAACCTGTACTTGTTACGGAAGAAGTGGACTTTCATTAGCATATTTTAATTACAGAGATAAAAGACTGGGTAGTTCTACTAATCTTATGTATTTTGTAGAACCCTATTTGGCTTGGAAACATAAGTTCAAATTATCTTTAAGAGCAGCCATAGGGGTTTCTTATCTCACACAAGTCTATGATTCTATAAATAACTCTGAAAATACTTTTTTTAGTAGTCCAATTAGTTTTTACTTAGGAGTAGGATTAAATGGAAATTATCATCTGAATAAAAATTATGCTTTAAATATAGGAATAAACTATCAGCACATTTCGAATGGAGGTATAAGGAAACCAAACCTTGGAATGAACTTTCCTACACTCTCTTTAGGGATTGATAGAACAATTGATTTTCCTACGCTAGAAAAAAAACCAAAAGAGTTTTTTGAATATGATAAAAAGGTAAAAACCTACTTGCTACTAAATGGTAGTAGAGCAACAGCAAAGAATGAGAATGGAAAAGATATAAATTACCCAATCTTAGGTCTTTCGACAGGGTTATTGAAGCCTCTATCAAAAATAAATGGTGTAAATACTGGTATAGAAATTCATTATAATTTTGCTTATAGACAAGAACTTCAAAACCAAGACAATAAACAATCTGCTTTTGTAGGAGGGCTTCAAATAGGACACCACTTTTCTTTAGGAAAAATTTATTTTCTACAACAAATTGGGATTTACACTTTTCGCCCAAAGGCTATTCAAACCAAATGGTTATATCAACGCTATTCATTATGGTATTCTATTTCTCAAAAATGGTTTGTTGGTTTTTCTCTACTTTCACACGGTCATATCGCAGATTATATTGATGTAAGTACAGGATTTATTTTTTAA